In a single window of the Pseudochaenichthys georgianus chromosome 16, fPseGeo1.2, whole genome shotgun sequence genome:
- the rrp15 gene encoding RRP15-like protein translates to MCRTFAVCSWCSTDPFQCNSTMAALVKTHVQLSADDAQSESEENEEQSDSEEGSNDEGSDDGESDGGENDQDGDEAEDEDEGEEGGEGEDGGDGNANAGWAEAMAKILGKKTPETKSIILVKNKELDKIKEKEKKELLERRKQVDKKRAWENLSREKPDLVKDRENERAMQRIATRGVVQLFNAVRKHQKTIDTKVKEVGGSERKKAKLLSSVSKKDFIDVLRRTDRGSGSAVKAEKEAAAEKKPAWSVLTDDFMMGATMKDWDKDSDGEEADTNQGAGGEDSDSD, encoded by the exons ATGTGCAGAACCTTCGCCGTTTGCTCGTGGTGCTCTACGGACCCGTTTCAGTGTAACTCCACGATGGCAGCTCTGGTGAAAACACATGTGCAGTTGTCTG CGGACGATGCACAGTCTGAGTCAGAGGAAAACGAGGAGCAGAGTGATTCTGAAGAAGGGAGCAATGATGAAGGCTCAGATGATGGAGAGAGcgatggaggagaaaatgaccAAGACGGGGACGAGGCAGAGGATGAAGACGAGGGTGAGGAAGGAGGAGAGGGTGAGGACGGAGGTGACGGAAACGCCAATGCCGGGTGGGCAGAGGCCATGGCAAAGATCCTGgggaagaagaccccggagacAAAAAGCATCATCCTGGTGAAGAACAAGGAGCTGGACAAGATTAAGGAGAAGGAGAAAAAGGAGCTGCTGGAGAGAAGGAAACAG GTGGACAAGAAGAGAGCGTGGGAGAATCTGAGCAGGGAGAAGCCGGACCTGGTGAAGGACCGAGAGAATGAGAGAGCTATGCAGAGGATCGCTACCAG AGGGGTGGTGCAGCTGTTCAACGCTGTGAGGAAACACCAGAAGACCATAGATACCAAGGTGAAGGAAGTGGGAGGCTCGGAGAGGAAGAAGGCCAAGCTGCTGTCGTCCGTCTCCAAGAAAGACTTCATCGACGTGCTGAGGAGGACGGACAGAGGCAGCGGATCAGCTGTCAAGGCTGAAAAGGAGGCG gctgcAGAGAAGAAGCCCGCCTGGAGCGTCCTCACAGACGACTTCATGATGGGAGCCACCATGAAAGACTGGGACAAAGACAGTGATGGAGAGGAGGCCGATACAAACCAAGGAGCAGGGGGGGAGGACAGTGACTCAGACTGA